CCCCTCTCTCATAGAGGGTGAATCCAACATTACCCTCTACTTTCATCATTTCCAGAAGTAGCTGGCCACCATGCTGTAGAAAAAATTCATGAGTCTGTCTTAATAGTGCTTGTTTTTTTATGCTCCTTTTGTGGCGTATCACTTCCCATCCAAGGAAACTAAAGAGGCCAACTAATACGCAGATAACCGCTCCTGGATAAACAAATATCTGACATTAGTGGAAATATTTGAGCATGTGTAGGTTTTAACATGGATGTCGACCAGATATGCAGCAGTAAAACAtagtcttaaaaaaaagagattgtAAAACATGTGCCTACCAATTGCCAGTCGTGCTTTTAGCGGCAAGCGGAAGTCTTTTCGGCATCCATCTGGAATGGTAGCATTTCCTTTGCTGCCCGCTGGACAGTTACAATCAAAACCGCCAGGTTTATTACGGCATTCTCCATAGCAATGATGAGTCTTGGAATCTTGAcattcatcaatatctacaaaataaaaatgacGAATTTGTAAGATGTGGGGAAAAGAATTTGGTAATCTGGAAAATGGAAACGTGGGAGAATTTCAAATATGAAATGGGATTAATGGAAAAAAGTCAGAATCATAAACAGACTATGTATTGGAAATTTTATAAATGGACCAACTAAACTTATTTCTTAAAAATATAGCCGGATGGAGTAAGAAAACAAAATCATGAAAGCTACACGCTGAAAGCTATTTCATATGAACTGTCACAATTTTAGAATTCTAGATGTAGTATTGATGGGATTATAGGAAAATTCACCTCGACAGCCGTTGGGTCCTTCGAGGTAAGGATTGCCTTCGTACCCTTTGGAGCAGTTGCAGGTGTAGCCAGGTCCGTTGGTTGAGTTGAAGCACTCGCTGTTGGTACTTTTGCACGCGTAAGAGTCCATCTTCTTCCATGCCTCCTCACAACTGTTGGCGCTCCGGATGGCCCAATCGAGCACCATAGGCGCCCGGCCATCATAGGTGTTGTTGAATTCCGATGTAGTCAAGTAGGTGGTCGAGAAGGTGAAGTTGGAGGAGTCCATTAGCACCGCGTAGCTGCAGGGGGTGCGGTTGTAGATCCCCGACGTGTTCATGCTGCTGTCGTCGAAGAAGGCCTGGTAGTAATCCAGGCCCTTTGGGATGGCCGTCTGGCAGCAGCCTATCCCGGAGCAGGTGCCGTTTGTCGCCTTCCACACATCACCTCGCCGGCACACGGACACGCACCCGCTCATGTACTTCCCCACGTAATCCTGGTCGGCGATGTAGGCTTGTGTCCGGCAGCCGACGACCGTGAACTTGTTGGAGTCGGAGAGCATGAACGGCGTGCCAGTCATGTTGAGCTGCCACGTGTCGGAGTCCATCTCCTTAGAAGATAAGTTGTAGCAGGAAGAGGAGATGTGATTCATCACCCGGACCTGGCCAAGCTGGAGGGAGACGCTGAGCACCTCCACATTTCCGTAGAAGGGCTTGTAGACGCCGTTGCCGGTGTCGTTGCAGTCGAATTCGAAGGCGGACGCGGCGCACTTGTCCAAGCTGGTGCTGAATGGGTAAGGGATCTCAACGTCGCCACACTTGGTGTTCTGGCATTGCCCCTCTGCTCTCCCAGCGAGGAGCTCTGCAGCAATCGCTATGGCGAGGCACAGCGTTGTTGTTGTTAGTCCTCTGTGGCTAGTCATGGTGGATGGATGAACTAGCTAGTCCTAGCTATCTGTTTGTGTCTTAAACCTCTGTTTCTTGATAGGTGATTATGGACTTGTGCTTGTATATGAAGATGAGTAGAGCCAGCGTTGAGAATTTGAGATGAATCCAACATGGACACTAGACAAACTTTCTTTTAAATATAAGAAAAAGACCCAACGACTTGAACAAGTCTTCGCTTACTGTATCTTTAGTGttaattttagagtaaattttagtCTGGACCACTTTCTTTGCCCTAGCTTAGCTTGCTTTCTGGCACATGTTCCAAATTGGTTAATTATCTACTAGTTTATGCGGGAGTGTTTGAAGAAAACTAATTTGAGGTAGAGCTGCTAAGATTTTACAACGACGATCAAATTATCTAAAAATCCACCAGCACATACTCCTTGTAATTAAGTTATCCATATAAATTTAGAACAGGTAATATAGATGCACTTTTAACTGGCAAAAGCTAACACATGGATCACAGATCATCGATGCCTGAATGCACACTGACCATTTCCAACAAAGACGATGATCCAAAGACTTTGCCGGTCAAAGTCACCGTTGCATCTCATCTTCGATCGTGACTACGACGTGAGACCTCTCCACGACCACGAGGCTGGAAGTGAATATTTCTTTCGATGTCATCACACATGGCTGCCCATCAGATCAGATTCCATGTCCACGTCGCTTGCCCGGTTACCACACAAATATTGACTTTTGTAATGCCAACTTTTTATGTAAGTACGTATGTAGCGAACTAACTAAATACAACAACcacctccgtttctaaatatttaataccgttgactttttaaaatatatttgaccattcgtcttattaaaaagttaattattaattctttttgtatcatttagtt
This window of the Oryza sativa Japonica Group chromosome 4, ASM3414082v1 genome carries:
- the LOC9269553 gene encoding wall-associated receptor kinase 2, with product MTSHRGLTTTTLCLAIAIAAELLAGRAEGQCQNTKCGDVEIPYPFSTSLDKCAASAFEFDCNDTGNGVYKPFYGNVEVLSVSLQLGQVRVMNHISSSCYNLSSKEMDSDTWQLNMTGTPFMLSDSNKFTVVGCRTQAYIADQDYVGKYMSGCVSVCRRGDVWKATNGTCSGIGCCQTAIPKGLDYYQAFFDDSSMNTSGIYNRTPCSYAVLMDSSNFTFSTTYLTTSEFNNTYDGRAPMVLDWAIRSANSCEEAWKKMDSYACKSTNSECFNSTNGPGYTCNCSKGYEGNPYLEGPNGCRDIDECQDSKTHHCYGECRNKPGGFDCNCPAGSKGNATIPDGCRKDFRLPLKARLAIGAVICVLVGLFSFLGWEVIRHKRSIKKQALLRQTHEFFLQHGGQLLLEMMKVEGNVGFTLYERGEIETATSNFNKEHIIGEGGQGTVYRAALNGVNVAIKKCKEIDESRKMEFVQELVILCRVRHPNIVKLLGCCLQFEAPMLVYEFVQNKTLQELLDLHRSKRFHVTLGTRMRIAAESAEALAHLHSLPHPIIHGDVKPSNILLAEGLIAKVSDFGCSTIDENTQAVPKGTPGYIDPDYLLEYQLTSKNDVYSFGVILLELLTSKKPLSKDRKSLTLMFQEAMAEGTLFELLDSDMVDEASMRVMHQAAVLASQCLVVPGMTRPTMVLVAAELRRLALADEVQQCPQPPLVLEDLSFVEMGSTTSGVYSLEKKAVLSIEFAR